One Myxococcaceae bacterium JPH2 DNA window includes the following coding sequences:
- a CDS encoding TerC/Alx family metal homeostasis membrane protein, whose protein sequence is MAHTPAWMWWVFWALLLTLLGVDLLAHRGSRGQSRGAALAWTGVWVAVGLAFGGFVWAARGGEAASTYLAAWLIEKSLSLDNLFVFLVIFRGLGVPPSLQHPVLFLGIFGALVLRAGFIFAGAAALERWSWVSYVFGAILLVTAWRVLREDPAKQGDSRVVQWLSRRLPVTRELDGARFVVKHEGRRLATPLLLAVVGLEVTDILFAVDSVPAAFSVTHDTFLLYSSNAFAILGLRALYLVIAEAVGSLEYLHYGLAGVLGFAGLKMVVARWVEIPPLLSVGIILALLGAAVGASLRHARRHRPTPPTRREAEA, encoded by the coding sequence ATGGCGCACACGCCGGCATGGATGTGGTGGGTCTTCTGGGCGCTGCTGCTGACGCTGCTCGGCGTGGATCTGCTCGCTCACCGGGGGAGCCGGGGACAATCTCGCGGGGCGGCACTCGCGTGGACGGGGGTCTGGGTGGCCGTGGGGCTGGCCTTCGGTGGCTTCGTGTGGGCCGCGCGGGGCGGCGAGGCGGCCAGCACATACCTGGCGGCGTGGCTCATCGAGAAGAGTCTCAGTCTGGACAACCTCTTCGTGTTCCTCGTCATCTTCCGAGGGCTCGGCGTGCCCCCCTCCCTGCAGCACCCGGTGCTCTTCCTGGGCATCTTCGGCGCGCTGGTGCTGCGCGCGGGCTTCATCTTCGCGGGCGCGGCGGCGCTGGAGCGCTGGTCCTGGGTGTCCTACGTCTTCGGCGCCATCCTGCTCGTCACCGCGTGGCGCGTGCTGCGCGAGGACCCCGCGAAGCAGGGCGACAGCCGCGTGGTGCAATGGCTGTCACGGCGCCTGCCCGTGACGCGGGAGCTGGACGGCGCCCGCTTCGTGGTGAAGCACGAGGGTCGCAGGCTGGCCACGCCGCTCCTCCTCGCGGTGGTGGGGCTGGAGGTGACGGACATCCTCTTCGCGGTGGACTCCGTGCCGGCCGCGTTCTCCGTCACGCACGACACGTTCCTGCTCTACAGCTCCAACGCCTTCGCCATCCTCGGCCTGCGCGCGCTCTACCTCGTCATCGCCGAGGCGGTGGGCTCGCTCGAGTACCTGCACTACGGGCTCGCGGGGGTGCTCGGCTTCGCGGGCCTGAAGATGGTGGTGGCCCGCTGGGTGGAGATTCCCCCGCTGCTCTCCGTGGGCATCATCCTCGCGCTCCTCGGCGCCGCGGTGGGGGCCAGCCTTCGCCACGCGCGGCGCCATCGCCCCACGCCACCCACGCGGCGTGAGGCGGAGGCGTAA
- a CDS encoding arsenate reductase ArsC, producing MKTVIFACVHNEGRSQMAAAFFNLLADPSKARALSAGSEPGQKVRPEVLAAMADIGVDLSSVKPQKLTEAMTREALMLIALGTFGPVPNAPPALQRVDWPLEDPAGKSQDEVQKIRDQIAAMVAGLVQGQDWERPPA from the coding sequence ATGAAGACTGTCATCTTCGCGTGTGTGCACAACGAGGGTCGCTCCCAGATGGCGGCGGCCTTCTTCAATCTGCTGGCGGACCCTTCGAAGGCTCGTGCGCTCTCGGCGGGGTCGGAGCCTGGCCAGAAGGTGCGCCCGGAAGTGCTCGCGGCCATGGCGGACATCGGCGTGGACCTGTCGAGCGTGAAGCCCCAGAAGCTCACCGAGGCGATGACGCGCGAGGCGCTGATGCTCATCGCCCTGGGCACGTTCGGTCCCGTCCCGAACGCGCCGCCCGCGCTCCAGCGCGTGGACTGGCCGCTCGAGGACCCCGCCGGCAAGTCCCAGGATGAGGTGCAGAAGATTCGCGATCAGATCGCCGCGATGGTGGCGGGCCTGGTCCAGGGACAGGACTGGGAGCGTCCGCCCGCGTAG
- a CDS encoding DUF2378 family protein, whose protein sequence is MSPRRPLPYEQRLVYVQVVEGLLTHGLQGRVSLRLKERLRRAGIDLDRPLMPAYSVPLWMYCLSIIVEETHPDVPLEEGYRQLAIAHVEGYGRTLIGRAVYGVMRLLGPHRFVQRIPQLLRGTDNYTEAELTEREPTRHELRLNSNLPAPGYTEALLEAMLRLGGAAAPHVTKLHGDADSTVFELRWQER, encoded by the coding sequence GTGAGCCCTCGCCGTCCGCTGCCCTACGAGCAGCGCCTCGTCTACGTCCAGGTCGTCGAAGGGCTCCTCACGCATGGGCTCCAGGGTCGCGTATCCCTGCGACTCAAGGAGCGGCTGCGCCGCGCGGGCATCGACTTGGATCGCCCGCTGATGCCGGCCTACTCCGTCCCGCTGTGGATGTATTGCCTGTCCATCATCGTCGAGGAGACCCATCCCGACGTGCCGCTCGAGGAAGGCTACCGCCAGCTCGCCATCGCGCACGTGGAGGGCTACGGGCGCACGCTCATCGGGCGCGCGGTGTATGGGGTGATGCGCTTGCTGGGGCCGCATCGGTTCGTGCAGCGCATCCCGCAGCTCCTGCGCGGCACGGACAACTACACGGAGGCCGAGCTCACCGAACGCGAGCCCACGCGCCACGAGCTGAGACTCAACTCGAACCTCCCCGCGCCGGGCTACACGGAGGCGCTCCTGGAGGCCATGCTGCGACTGGGTGGCGCCGCCGCTCCGCATGTCACGAAGCTGCACGGCGACGCGGACAGCACCGTCTTCGAGCTGCGCTGGCAGGAGCGCTGA
- a CDS encoding LysR family transcriptional regulator, whose translation MSITHLESFVAVAEEGHVGRAARRLHLTQPPLSRHILALEDELGTRLFERVPRGMRLLPAGEVFLTHARRILAEVDVAVSTVKDLAPRRD comes from the coding sequence GTGAGCATCACGCACCTGGAGTCCTTCGTTGCGGTGGCCGAGGAGGGGCACGTGGGTCGCGCCGCGCGCCGGCTCCACCTCACCCAGCCACCCCTCAGCCGTCACATCCTCGCGCTGGAGGATGAGCTGGGCACGCGCCTGTTCGAGCGCGTTCCCCGAGGCATGCGCCTCTTGCCCGCGGGCGAGGTGTTCCTCACGCACGCGCGCCGCATCCTCGCGGAGGTGGACGTGGCGGTGAGCACGGTGAAGGACCTCGCTCCGCGGCGCGATTGA
- the map gene encoding type I methionyl aminopeptidase: MNIPLFKGQELERIRRAGDAAARTLAHVAERLTPGITTADIDTWVREDTARRQGTPSQLGYKGFPASVCTSRNQVVCHGVPRTDERLGLGDIINVDVTTCLDGYHGDCSATFCVGEVSEDARHIVDVARRCRDAGIAVLRHGVRMGDVGAAIDDLARAEGCSVVQEFGGHGIGRSMHGPPQVSHVGRRGTGITLRSGMVLTIEPMVNLGRPDIRILPDGWTVVTADGSLSAQFEHTVLITRDGYEILTGPVPPVA, from the coding sequence ATGAACATCCCCCTCTTCAAGGGACAGGAACTGGAGCGCATCCGCCGAGCAGGCGACGCCGCCGCGCGGACGCTGGCCCACGTGGCGGAGCGCCTCACCCCGGGCATCACCACGGCGGACATCGACACGTGGGTGCGCGAGGACACGGCACGCCGCCAGGGCACGCCCAGCCAGCTGGGCTACAAGGGCTTCCCCGCCTCGGTGTGCACCAGCCGCAACCAGGTGGTGTGCCACGGCGTCCCGCGCACGGACGAGCGGCTTGGGCTCGGGGACATCATCAACGTGGACGTCACGACGTGCCTGGACGGCTACCACGGAGACTGCTCCGCCACGTTCTGCGTGGGCGAGGTGTCCGAGGACGCGCGTCACATCGTGGACGTGGCGCGACGGTGCCGGGACGCGGGCATCGCGGTGCTGCGCCACGGCGTCCGCATGGGGGACGTGGGCGCCGCCATCGATGACCTGGCGCGCGCGGAGGGGTGCAGCGTGGTGCAAGAGTTCGGGGGACACGGCATCGGCCGGAGCATGCACGGCCCGCCGCAGGTGTCCCACGTGGGGCGCCGAGGCACGGGCATCACGCTGCGCTCGGGCATGGTGCTCACCATCGAGCCCATGGTGAACCTGGGGCGCCCGGACATCCGCATCCTCCCCGACGGCTGGACGGTGGTGACGGCGGACGGGAGCCTCTCCGCCCAGTTCGAGCACACCGTGCTCATCACCCGCGACGGTTACGAAATCCTCACGGGCCCGGTGCCTCCCGTGGCGTGA
- a CDS encoding PAS domain S-box protein codes for MGETRSRDEDSCGKKRLRASRGAGDRVVLVEKGLAVNPQAVTSDGLADRVEARRADILRRWEARVRVLLGASPPPQHVGLPRLMDALLAALRDPDAFEAVEAFTREQGRSRSRAGADAAVLVREYGLLRDVVLDVLEEEHRVVDVAAFRVLSRAIDTSLAHAVARTLDNELPEPGLARGDLARRIEEAKVAADELLETRRAQRERDEAREQLTRVLTHLPIVLWAMDTRGVMTLFEGEGVRSVGMDPHSLLGCSIFDIFQGREDVREASLRALAGESFTAELKLFDVWFEVRFSPVRGLNGNVTSVSGLSVDITDRRRAEEELRASETRYRLATQATRDVIWDWDPVSGIMRWSELAPRVFRIADGGSVPANLDWWTSRIHPDERERISQGFRAVLDGGGEDWNAEYRFLRGDGTWAVIEDRGRLVRDARGQPVRMVGALQDITERRAAEEEAKRRAGFEQLLIGIVGHDLRNPISAITMAAGTLERQDQLDERGRKAVARIRSSAARASRMLRDVLDFTQARLGGGIRMEPRPVDLHDLVRQVMDEVQLAHPTRRLHVECLGDGHGVWDADRLAQVITNLVNNALSYGYPQCPVFVRTRGEAQSVVLSVHNQGPPIPSELMPHLFEPLKRAGGAQGPSQGHGLGLGLFIVKHVVDAHGGSVRVRSTEREGTSFRVALPRRLDSGLPAGPWLAPDCEPG; via the coding sequence ATGGGGGAGACGAGGTCGCGTGACGAAGACTCCTGCGGCAAGAAGCGGTTGCGCGCGTCGCGGGGCGCCGGTGACCGCGTCGTGCTCGTGGAGAAAGGGCTCGCCGTGAATCCGCAGGCGGTGACCTCCGACGGACTCGCCGACCGGGTCGAGGCGCGACGCGCGGACATCCTCCGCCGTTGGGAGGCGCGCGTGCGCGTGCTGCTCGGCGCGAGTCCTCCGCCTCAGCACGTGGGCCTGCCTCGGTTGATGGACGCCCTGCTCGCGGCGCTGAGAGACCCAGACGCCTTCGAGGCCGTGGAGGCGTTCACCCGCGAGCAGGGCCGCTCGCGCTCGCGGGCCGGCGCCGACGCGGCGGTGTTGGTGCGCGAGTACGGCCTCCTGCGCGACGTGGTCCTGGATGTCCTGGAGGAGGAGCATCGGGTGGTGGACGTGGCGGCGTTCCGCGTGCTGTCGCGAGCCATCGACACGAGCCTGGCGCACGCCGTGGCGCGCACGCTGGACAATGAACTGCCGGAGCCCGGCCTCGCGCGGGGAGACCTGGCGCGGCGCATCGAGGAGGCGAAGGTCGCGGCGGATGAGCTGCTGGAGACGCGGCGCGCCCAGCGAGAGCGGGACGAAGCGCGCGAGCAGCTCACGCGCGTGCTCACCCATCTGCCCATCGTGCTGTGGGCCATGGACACGCGCGGCGTGATGACGCTGTTCGAGGGCGAGGGGGTCCGCTCGGTGGGGATGGATCCCCACTCGCTGCTGGGGTGTTCCATCTTCGATATCTTCCAAGGGCGCGAGGACGTGCGCGAGGCCTCGCTGCGCGCGCTGGCGGGCGAGTCCTTCACCGCGGAGCTGAAGCTCTTCGACGTCTGGTTCGAGGTGCGCTTCTCTCCGGTGCGCGGCCTCAACGGGAACGTGACGAGCGTGTCGGGCCTGTCCGTGGACATCACGGACAGGCGACGCGCCGAGGAGGAGCTGCGGGCCTCGGAGACGCGTTATCGGCTGGCCACCCAGGCCACGCGAGACGTCATCTGGGATTGGGACCCGGTGAGCGGCATCATGCGCTGGAGCGAGCTGGCGCCGCGGGTGTTCCGCATCGCGGACGGGGGCTCGGTGCCCGCGAACCTGGACTGGTGGACCAGCCGCATCCATCCCGACGAGCGCGAGCGCATCAGCCAGGGCTTCCGCGCCGTGCTCGACGGAGGCGGCGAAGACTGGAACGCCGAGTACCGCTTCCTGCGCGGCGACGGCACATGGGCCGTCATCGAGGACCGAGGCCGCCTGGTGCGCGATGCCCGGGGCCAGCCGGTGCGCATGGTGGGGGCCCTCCAGGACATCACCGAGCGCCGCGCCGCCGAGGAGGAGGCGAAGCGGCGGGCCGGGTTCGAGCAGCTGCTCATCGGCATCGTGGGCCATGACCTGCGCAACCCCATCTCCGCCATCACCATGGCCGCCGGCACGCTGGAGCGGCAGGACCAACTGGACGAGCGTGGGCGCAAGGCCGTGGCTCGCATCCGCTCCAGCGCCGCGCGCGCCTCGCGGATGCTGCGCGACGTGCTCGACTTCACCCAGGCGCGACTGGGCGGCGGCATCCGCATGGAGCCGCGCCCCGTGGACCTGCACGACCTGGTTCGCCAGGTGATGGATGAAGTGCAGCTGGCGCATCCCACGCGGCGGCTCCACGTGGAGTGCCTGGGGGATGGTCACGGGGTGTGGGACGCCGACCGACTGGCGCAGGTCATCACCAACCTGGTGAACAACGCGCTGTCGTATGGCTACCCGCAGTGCCCGGTGTTCGTGCGCACGCGGGGCGAGGCCCAGTCCGTGGTGCTGTCCGTGCACAACCAGGGACCGCCCATCCCCTCCGAGCTGATGCCGCACCTGTTCGAGCCCCTCAAGCGCGCGGGTGGCGCCCAGGGGCCGAGCCAGGGGCATGGGCTGGGGCTCGGCCTGTTCATCGTGAAGCACGTGGTGGACGCGCATGGCGGCTCCGTGCGGGTCCGGTCCACCGAGCGAGAGGGCACGTCCTTCCGGGTGGCACTGCCGCGCCGCCTGGACTCCGGGCTCCCGGCCGGCCCGTGGCTTGCTCCGGACTGCGAGCCCGGGTAG
- a CDS encoding thermonuclease family protein: MRAVMLVLGLGLAACGGAPCGPESGVVAEVIDGDTLVLEGGERVRYLLVDTPETTRGAHECFGAEAKAFNRSLVAGRVVRLSDGEACEDRYGRRLAYVSVDGRDVNALLVERGYGCALFVPPAGKARRAEFEALETEARRAGLGLWSACPQACRK, encoded by the coding sequence ATGCGCGCCGTGATGCTCGTGCTGGGGCTGGGGCTCGCGGCCTGTGGTGGCGCTCCCTGCGGGCCCGAGTCGGGCGTGGTCGCCGAGGTCATCGATGGAGACACCCTCGTGCTCGAAGGTGGCGAGCGGGTTCGCTACCTGCTCGTCGACACGCCGGAGACGACCCGAGGCGCGCACGAGTGCTTCGGCGCGGAGGCGAAGGCGTTCAACCGGAGCCTCGTGGCGGGGCGCGTGGTGCGCTTGTCCGACGGCGAGGCCTGCGAGGACCGCTATGGACGACGGCTCGCGTACGTCAGCGTGGATGGACGCGACGTCAACGCGCTGCTGGTGGAGCGCGGCTATGGGTGTGCCCTCTTCGTGCCTCCGGCTGGGAAGGCCCGTCGCGCGGAGTTCGAAGCGCTGGAGACCGAGGCCCGGCGAGCGGGCCTCGGCCTGTGGTCGGCGTGTCCCCAGGCGTGTCGAAAATGA
- a CDS encoding alpha/beta hydrolase yields the protein MGYVHIVRDFPSTPEGFRRTVRIYTPDGYDAAADHRFPVLYMHDGQNVFAHPESALFDTWCANLVLESMVNEGRSEPWLIVAVDSGTGRLQEYSPWDEPRSGVKARGEAYARFLVEELKPYIDSTYRTRPSPEWTATMGSSLGGLFSLYLGLRSPEVFGRIGALSPTVMWSGNRLFDQWTQHSRHWTRIYLDAGSHEFIQPAGVPLNYGEATREFYFHLKRLGYADHELFLVLEPGGGHHERDWQRRLPFALRWLLG from the coding sequence ATGGGATACGTCCACATCGTCCGAGACTTCCCCTCGACTCCAGAGGGCTTCCGCCGCACCGTCCGCATCTACACTCCGGACGGGTACGACGCGGCGGCGGACCACCGCTTCCCGGTGCTCTACATGCACGATGGGCAGAACGTCTTCGCCCATCCCGAGTCCGCCCTCTTCGACACGTGGTGCGCCAACCTCGTGCTCGAGTCGATGGTGAACGAGGGCCGCTCGGAGCCGTGGCTCATCGTCGCGGTGGACTCGGGCACGGGCCGGCTTCAGGAGTACTCGCCCTGGGACGAACCCCGCAGCGGCGTGAAGGCGCGCGGTGAGGCCTATGCGCGCTTCCTCGTGGAGGAGCTGAAGCCATACATCGACAGCACCTACCGCACGCGGCCCTCCCCCGAGTGGACCGCCACCATGGGCTCATCCCTCGGCGGACTCTTCTCGCTGTACCTGGGCCTGCGCTCACCTGAGGTCTTCGGCCGCATCGGCGCGCTGTCCCCCACCGTCATGTGGAGCGGCAACCGGCTGTTCGACCAGTGGACTCAGCACAGCCGCCACTGGACGCGCATCTATCTGGACGCGGGCAGCCACGAGTTCATCCAGCCCGCGGGCGTGCCGCTCAACTACGGCGAGGCGACGCGCGAGTTCTACTTCCACCTCAAGCGCCTGGGCTACGCGGACCACGAGCTGTTCCTCGTGCTGGAGCCCGGCGGTGGCCATCACGAGCGGGACTGGCAGCGGCGCCTGCCCTTTGCGTTGCGGTGGCTGCTGGGTTGA
- a CDS encoding ATP-grasp domain-containing protein, protein MNFVFISPQFPPHYFHFVTALRERGVTVLGIGDAPYDSLRPELREAMREYFFVPTLHDDDALLRATGYLTWRHGRIHRIESLNESWLEAEARLREDFHVPGLLPDAMARLRSKSGMADVFREAGVAHPDLERVRDAEQVKAFAARVGYPLVLKPDVGVGAAHTFKVTRDAEVDTALAQPLPTSYVAQRFVRGTIVTYDGIVDRHGAIVFALSHQYSDGGMETVLEQRDISFWSLQEIPPALDVLGRQVVAAFGLRERWFHLEFFRLPDGRFVALEANLRPPGGFMTDMMNYTCDIDVYRLWARVVTGDPVGDFRYTPRFHVCHSARRAERKYLHSHAQIVEHLGRDLLLHRELPAVYHSLLGNEMYLTRHADLEAMHAAARFIQATP, encoded by the coding sequence ATGAACTTCGTCTTCATCTCCCCCCAGTTCCCGCCCCACTACTTCCACTTCGTCACCGCCTTGCGCGAGCGTGGCGTCACCGTGCTTGGCATTGGCGATGCGCCCTACGACTCGCTGCGCCCCGAGCTGCGCGAGGCGATGCGCGAGTACTTCTTCGTCCCCACCCTCCATGACGACGACGCGCTCTTGCGCGCCACGGGCTACCTCACGTGGCGTCACGGACGCATCCACCGCATCGAGTCCCTCAACGAGTCGTGGCTGGAGGCCGAGGCGCGGCTGCGCGAGGACTTCCATGTCCCGGGGCTCCTGCCGGACGCGATGGCGCGGCTGCGCTCCAAGTCGGGCATGGCGGACGTGTTCCGCGAGGCGGGCGTGGCGCACCCGGACCTGGAGCGCGTGCGCGACGCCGAGCAGGTGAAGGCCTTCGCCGCGCGCGTGGGCTATCCGCTGGTGCTCAAGCCGGACGTGGGCGTGGGCGCCGCGCACACGTTCAAGGTCACCCGCGACGCCGAGGTCGACACCGCGCTCGCGCAGCCGCTGCCCACGTCATACGTGGCGCAGCGCTTCGTGCGCGGCACCATCGTCACGTACGACGGCATCGTGGACCGTCATGGCGCCATCGTCTTCGCGCTCAGCCATCAGTACAGCGATGGGGGCATGGAGACGGTGCTGGAGCAGCGCGACATCTCGTTCTGGAGCCTCCAGGAGATTCCTCCGGCCCTGGATGTGCTGGGCCGGCAGGTCGTGGCGGCGTTCGGGCTGCGCGAGCGCTGGTTCCACCTGGAGTTCTTCCGTCTGCCGGACGGGCGCTTCGTGGCGCTGGAGGCCAACCTGCGGCCACCCGGTGGCTTCATGACGGACATGATGAACTACACGTGCGACATCGACGTGTACCGGCTCTGGGCCCGCGTGGTGACGGGTGACCCCGTGGGAGACTTTCGCTACACGCCGCGCTTCCACGTGTGTCACAGCGCGCGGCGCGCCGAGCGGAAGTACCTGCACTCGCACGCGCAAATCGTGGAACACCTGGGGCGCGACTTGTTGCTGCACCGCGAGCTGCCGGCCGTCTACCACAGCCTCCTGGGCAACGAGATGTACCTGACGCGGCACGCGGACCTGGAGGCGATGCACGCGGCGGCGCGCTTCATCCAGGCCACGCCCTGA
- a CDS encoding lamin tail domain-containing protein, producing MRPMWSVGGVLVMAWGLGCGGAKDGAVSEVCAGLLPGDAVITEFLNDPEGTDTGHEYVEVHATSRAAVDLRGVMLYAARADGSQERDHAFTESVVIPANGYLVLGDVREGPLPEHVDHAYGDALGALGNTSGVLGLRCGERVLDEVSLSAPGKAGVARTYDGRLVPDAEANDDASRWCDATGEATRGFRGSPGEPNAPCVSAAPDGGTSDGGVIRDGGVDAGTRETCVPPGAVGPRALLRPRSGSLVLTEVMANPRGDDTLGEWVEVLATEPVDLNGLSLGTDSAATTFESSRCLSLAAGEYAVLARQREATLNGGLPVPVATFGVDLRNAGGSVWLRSGDTLIDGVSLGGAEDGVSIQVSASHANARDNDAPDAWCRATEPYGARGDLGTPGRANRECSAQGSSDAGVDAGLLDAGSDAGVTGPTCIDRTTGKARALRSPEPGSLVLTEFMADPSAVADTVGEWVEVLALREVDLNGLVLSSESGSSLLSSPLCLTLRAGALGVIARSDESALNGGLPAVLGTFGFNLVNGAGAHWLRLSLDGRMLDTVTYSSVATPGVASQLRPGVRDAVGNDAPSSFCLAPVSARYGAGDRGTPGRENVACAP from the coding sequence ATGCGTCCGATGTGGAGCGTGGGTGGGGTGTTGGTGATGGCGTGGGGACTGGGGTGTGGGGGCGCGAAGGACGGTGCGGTGAGCGAGGTCTGCGCGGGCTTGCTCCCCGGAGACGCGGTCATCACCGAGTTCCTCAATGATCCCGAGGGAACGGACACTGGCCATGAGTACGTGGAGGTCCATGCGACGTCGCGTGCCGCCGTGGACTTGCGCGGGGTGATGCTCTACGCGGCGCGAGCGGATGGCTCGCAAGAGCGAGACCATGCCTTCACCGAGTCCGTGGTGATTCCAGCCAATGGCTACCTCGTGCTCGGCGATGTGCGCGAAGGGCCGCTGCCGGAGCATGTGGACCACGCGTACGGAGATGCGCTGGGGGCCTTGGGGAACACCAGTGGGGTGCTCGGGTTGCGGTGCGGTGAGCGTGTGTTGGACGAGGTGTCGCTCTCCGCCCCCGGGAAGGCCGGGGTGGCTCGAACCTATGACGGGCGGCTCGTGCCCGACGCCGAAGCGAATGACGACGCCTCGCGCTGGTGTGACGCGACGGGTGAGGCCACGCGTGGCTTTCGTGGGAGCCCTGGCGAGCCGAACGCGCCCTGTGTCTCGGCGGCTCCGGATGGAGGCACTTCGGATGGAGGCGTGATCCGCGATGGGGGCGTGGATGCCGGGACGCGAGAGACGTGCGTGCCACCGGGTGCAGTGGGGCCGCGTGCATTGCTGCGTCCTCGATCCGGTTCGTTGGTGTTGACCGAGGTGATGGCGAACCCGCGCGGGGACGACACCTTGGGTGAATGGGTGGAGGTCCTCGCCACCGAGCCCGTGGACCTCAACGGCTTGAGCTTGGGAACGGACTCGGCGGCGACGACGTTCGAGTCGTCGCGGTGTCTGTCGCTCGCGGCGGGGGAGTACGCGGTGCTGGCCCGCCAGCGGGAGGCCACGCTCAACGGTGGATTGCCTGTGCCTGTGGCCACGTTCGGAGTGGACCTGCGCAACGCGGGCGGGAGCGTGTGGCTTCGCTCCGGAGACACGCTCATCGATGGCGTCAGCTTGGGCGGCGCGGAGGACGGAGTCTCAATCCAGGTGTCCGCGTCACACGCGAACGCGCGAGACAACGACGCTCCGGATGCATGGTGTCGGGCGACGGAGCCCTACGGTGCGCGCGGTGACCTCGGGACTCCCGGACGCGCCAATCGCGAGTGTTCGGCGCAAGGCTCCAGCGACGCGGGCGTGGATGCTGGTCTCCTGGATGCGGGGAGTGATGCAGGCGTCACGGGGCCGACGTGCATCGACCGGACGACGGGGAAGGCCCGCGCGCTTCGGAGTCCCGAACCAGGGTCGCTCGTGTTGACGGAGTTCATGGCGGACCCCAGCGCGGTCGCGGACACCGTGGGGGAATGGGTGGAGGTCCTGGCCCTGCGCGAAGTGGACCTCAACGGACTGGTGCTCTCAAGCGAGAGTGGGTCGAGCCTGCTGTCTTCACCGCTGTGTCTGACTTTGAGGGCGGGAGCCCTGGGCGTCATCGCGCGCAGTGACGAGTCCGCGCTCAACGGTGGGCTGCCCGCGGTGCTGGGGACCTTCGGGTTCAACCTCGTGAACGGCGCGGGAGCGCATTGGCTGCGGCTGTCGCTCGATGGGCGAATGCTCGACACGGTGACGTACTCCAGCGTGGCGACCCCGGGTGTGGCCTCGCAGCTTCGGCCCGGTGTGCGGGACGCGGTGGGGAACGATGCACCGAGCAGCTTCTGCCTCGCGCCAGTGAGCGCGCGCTATGGCGCGGGAGACCGGGGCACGCCGGGGCGGGAGAACGTCGCATGCGCGCCGTGA